The Rhodopseudomonas palustris genome window below encodes:
- a CDS encoding enoyl-CoA hydratase/isomerase codes for MQFKHVTLDFDGPVAILKLDHQEVMNAVSIDMLGGLGEALDAIEDKRAEVRCLVITGAGRAFCTGANLQGRSSSNNMSQSGKGAGAALETAFHPFLRRLRKLHCPIVTSVNGPAAGAGMSFALMGDMILCAKSSYFLQAFRRIGLVPDCGSTWLLPRVIGKARSVELSLLGEKLPAEKALEWGLVNRVYDDAELWAETMKLAQELANGPTIALSLIRKLYWDSPENSFEEQLNLEFESQRIAGSTDDFKEGVGAFLEKRPAKFQGK; via the coding sequence ATGCAGTTCAAACACGTCACGCTCGATTTCGATGGCCCCGTCGCGATCCTGAAGCTCGATCATCAGGAGGTGATGAACGCGGTTTCAATCGACATGCTCGGCGGCCTCGGCGAGGCGCTCGACGCGATCGAGGACAAGCGCGCCGAAGTGCGTTGCCTGGTCATCACCGGCGCGGGCCGCGCGTTCTGTACCGGTGCCAATCTGCAGGGGCGCAGCTCGAGCAACAACATGAGTCAAAGCGGCAAAGGCGCCGGCGCCGCGCTCGAAACCGCCTTCCATCCGTTCCTGCGCCGTCTGCGCAAGCTGCATTGCCCGATCGTCACCTCGGTCAACGGTCCGGCCGCAGGCGCCGGCATGAGCTTCGCGCTGATGGGCGACATGATCCTCTGCGCGAAGTCGTCCTACTTCCTGCAGGCGTTCCGCCGCATCGGTCTGGTGCCGGATTGCGGCTCGACCTGGCTGCTGCCGCGCGTGATCGGCAAAGCGCGCTCGGTCGAATTGTCGCTGCTCGGCGAGAAGCTGCCGGCCGAGAAGGCGCTGGAATGGGGCCTCGTCAATCGCGTCTACGACGATGCCGAGCTGTGGGCCGAGACCATGAAGCTCGCGCAGGAACTCGCCAACGGCCCGACCATCGCGCTGTCGCTGATCCGCAAGCTGTATTGGGATTCGCCGGAGAATTCGTTCGAGGAGCAGCTCAACCTCGAATTCGAATCCCAGCGCATCGCAGGCTCGACCGACGACTTCAAGGAAGGCGTCGGCGCGTTTCTCGAAAAGCGCCCCGCGAAGTTCCAGGGCAAATAA
- a CDS encoding SDR family oxidoreductase — protein sequence MSIFDLSGRVAVITGGNGGIGLGMAQALAAAGCNVSIWGRNPEKNKAALESLAGARGKAEARVCDVTDPASVKAAMEATLQSFGRVDGCFANAGIGGGGRQPFIERTEEQWRTMFATNLDGVFHAFQAAARHMTERAANGDPFGRLVATSSLASIFGTARNEHYAATKAAINALVRALAVELARNGITANAILPGWIKSDMTAGIMGNDKFVANVMPRIPVRRFGEPEDFGGIAVYLMSKASSYHTADTFVIDGGYTAF from the coding sequence ATGAGCATTTTCGATCTGAGCGGACGCGTTGCGGTCATCACCGGTGGCAATGGCGGCATCGGGCTCGGCATGGCGCAGGCGCTCGCCGCCGCCGGCTGCAACGTCTCGATCTGGGGCCGCAATCCCGAGAAGAACAAGGCGGCGTTGGAGAGCCTCGCCGGCGCGCGCGGCAAGGCGGAAGCGCGGGTCTGTGACGTCACCGATCCGGCGTCGGTCAAGGCCGCGATGGAGGCGACGCTGCAATCCTTCGGCCGGGTCGACGGCTGCTTCGCCAATGCCGGCATCGGCGGCGGCGGACGACAGCCGTTCATCGAACGCACCGAAGAGCAATGGCGCACGATGTTCGCGACCAATCTCGACGGCGTCTTCCATGCCTTCCAGGCCGCCGCGCGGCACATGACCGAACGCGCCGCCAACGGCGATCCGTTCGGCCGGCTTGTCGCCACCTCGAGCCTCGCCTCGATCTTCGGCACCGCGCGCAACGAGCACTACGCCGCGACCAAGGCGGCGATCAACGCGCTGGTGCGCGCGCTCGCGGTCGAGTTGGCGCGCAACGGCATCACCGCCAACGCGATCCTGCCGGGCTGGATCAAGAGCGACATGACCGCGGGCATCATGGGCAACGACAAATTCGTCGCCAATGTGATGCCGCGCATTCCGGTGCGCCGGTTCGGCGAGCCGGAGGATTTCGGCGGCATCGCGGTGTATCTGATGAGCAAGGCGTCGTCCTATCACACCGCCGACACCTTCGTGATCGACGGCGGCTACACCGCGTTCTGA
- a CDS encoding acetyl-CoA acetyltransferase codes for MASELTPERIPVIVGIGEIADHPNDLAQGLEPLALLEAAVRRAGDDSATSLLRDINSLDVVNFLSWRYHAPEQQLTARLGVSPRHCYYGPVGGESPIRFIHEAALRIARGEANVAVVCGAEAQSTATKAARAKLELPWTPFASDVPEPKRGAAFQKPIATQLGVARPITVYPLYEAATAAHWGQTPRQALDESGVLWSRYAQAAASNPSAWIKRAFAPSEITTPSPDNRLIAWPYTKLMVANPSVNLGAAVLLTSLAKAREAGIAEEKLIYIHGGASAEEPRDYLARDQFHQSHAQNAVLETIKAMVGGDGRAFDAIELYSCFPVVPKMARRTLGLGDDVQPTVTGGLTFFGAPLNTYMTHAACAMVRKLRGGARLGLLYGQGGFVTKHHALVVSRTPPEEALSENVSVQANADAAYGDVPAFVTEASGDGTVESFTVIYTSKGDVEHGVVMLRTSNGARTLARVPAQDQATLAALTNMDRSPVGARGAISTAADGVPEWRAV; via the coding sequence ATGGCCAGCGAACTCACGCCCGAGCGCATTCCCGTCATCGTCGGCATCGGCGAAATCGCCGACCATCCGAACGACCTCGCGCAAGGGCTGGAGCCGCTGGCGCTGCTGGAAGCCGCGGTGCGGCGCGCCGGAGATGACAGCGCCACGAGCCTCCTGCGCGATATCAACTCGCTCGACGTCGTCAACTTCCTGAGCTGGCGCTATCACGCGCCGGAGCAGCAGCTCACCGCACGGCTCGGCGTGTCACCACGGCACTGCTATTACGGTCCGGTCGGCGGCGAGAGCCCGATCCGTTTCATCCACGAGGCGGCGCTGCGCATCGCGCGCGGCGAGGCCAATGTCGCGGTGGTGTGCGGCGCCGAGGCGCAATCGACCGCGACCAAGGCGGCGCGTGCCAAGCTCGAATTGCCGTGGACGCCGTTCGCCAGCGACGTTCCCGAGCCGAAGCGCGGCGCGGCGTTCCAGAAGCCGATCGCCACGCAGCTCGGCGTGGCGCGGCCGATCACCGTGTATCCTTTGTACGAGGCGGCGACCGCGGCGCATTGGGGCCAGACGCCACGGCAGGCGCTCGACGAGTCCGGAGTCTTGTGGTCGCGCTACGCCCAGGCCGCAGCAAGCAATCCCAGCGCCTGGATCAAGCGCGCCTTCGCACCAAGCGAGATCACCACGCCATCGCCCGATAATCGGCTGATCGCCTGGCCCTACACCAAGCTGATGGTCGCCAATCCCAGCGTCAATCTCGGCGCCGCGGTGCTGCTGACCTCGCTGGCGAAGGCGCGCGAGGCCGGCATCGCCGAGGAGAAACTGATCTACATTCACGGCGGCGCCTCGGCCGAGGAGCCGCGCGATTATCTCGCCCGTGATCAGTTCCACCAGAGCCACGCGCAGAACGCCGTGCTGGAGACGATCAAGGCGATGGTCGGCGGCGACGGCCGCGCCTTCGACGCGATCGAGCTTTACTCCTGCTTCCCGGTTGTGCCGAAAATGGCGCGGCGCACGCTCGGCCTCGGCGACGACGTGCAGCCGACGGTGACCGGCGGCCTGACCTTCTTCGGCGCGCCACTCAACACCTACATGACCCACGCCGCCTGCGCGATGGTGCGCAAGCTGCGCGGCGGCGCCAGGCTCGGCCTGCTGTACGGGCAAGGCGGATTCGTCACCAAGCATCACGCGCTGGTGGTGTCGCGAACGCCTCCGGAAGAAGCGCTTAGCGAGAACGTCAGCGTGCAGGCGAACGCCGATGCGGCTTACGGCGACGTGCCGGCGTTCGTGACGGAAGCCTCGGGCGACGGCACGGTCGAGAGCTTCACCGTGATCTACACCAGCAAGGGCGACGTCGAACACGGCGTCGTCATGCTGCGCACGTCGAACGGCGCGCGCACGCTGGCACGGGTGCCGGCGCAGGATCAGGCGACTCTGGCGGCGCTGACGAACATGGACCGCAGCCCGGTCGGCGCGCGTGGCGCTATCTCGACGGCGGCCGATGGCGTGCCGGAGTGGCGTGCGGTTTGA
- a CDS encoding efflux RND transporter periplasmic adaptor subunit, translating into MSTDAPPRKSRRGLGIAGILLACAAVAVVVTGINAREKSDADLRNWTDEQAISSVAVTRPDGKVLTNTLDLPGRLEAYSRAPIYARVSGYVKSWNADIGAKVKAGQVIAEVEAPDLDQQLLQARADLASQQASARLSEATLNRRKTLLASNFVSAQEIDERTADLANKKAAVNSGQANVERLEALAGYKKITAPFDGVVTERNTDVGALISAGSSAGPAMFVVSDIAKLRVYVNVPQTYVPMIKIGAKAVITLPEYPNRSFPATVEASSQAVDVSSGTTRMQLALDNAKGELMPGGYANVKLSLVRDGVPLHIPASALMFNRSGLRVAVVGPDDRVQLKTVKIARDLGREIELASGLSPDDRIIVAPPDGIADGEKVRVVGGDAGKGKPTASEKQDVKG; encoded by the coding sequence ATGTCCACTGACGCCCCGCCGCGAAAATCCCGTCGCGGCCTCGGCATCGCCGGCATTCTGCTCGCCTGCGCCGCAGTCGCCGTCGTGGTCACGGGCATCAATGCGCGCGAGAAGAGCGACGCCGATCTGCGCAACTGGACCGATGAGCAGGCGATCTCCAGCGTCGCGGTGACGCGGCCCGACGGCAAGGTGCTGACCAACACGCTGGATCTGCCGGGCCGGCTCGAGGCCTATTCGCGCGCGCCGATCTACGCCCGCGTCTCCGGCTATGTGAAGAGCTGGAACGCGGACATCGGCGCGAAGGTCAAGGCCGGGCAGGTGATCGCCGAAGTCGAGGCGCCCGACCTCGATCAGCAATTGCTGCAGGCGCGAGCCGATCTCGCCAGCCAGCAGGCCAGCGCGCGTTTGTCCGAGGCGACGCTGAACCGCCGCAAGACACTGCTGGCGTCGAACTTCGTCTCGGCGCAGGAGATCGACGAGCGCACCGCGGATCTCGCCAACAAGAAGGCCGCTGTGAATTCCGGCCAGGCCAATGTCGAACGGCTGGAAGCGCTGGCCGGCTACAAGAAGATCACCGCGCCGTTCGACGGCGTCGTCACCGAGCGCAACACCGATGTCGGCGCGCTGATCAGCGCCGGCTCGAGCGCTGGTCCCGCGATGTTCGTGGTGTCGGACATTGCGAAGCTACGCGTCTACGTCAACGTGCCGCAGACCTATGTGCCGATGATCAAGATCGGCGCCAAGGCGGTGATCACGCTGCCGGAATATCCGAACCGCAGCTTCCCGGCGACGGTCGAGGCCTCGTCGCAGGCGGTCGATGTATCCTCCGGCACCACGCGGATGCAGCTCGCGCTCGACAACGCCAAAGGCGAACTGATGCCGGGCGGATACGCCAATGTGAAGCTCAGCCTGGTGCGCGACGGCGTGCCGCTGCACATCCCGGCCAGCGCGCTGATGTTCAATCGCAGCGGGCTGCGCGTCGCGGTCGTCGGACCGGACGACCGCGTGCAGCTCAAGACCGTGAAGATCGCGCGCGATCTCGGCCGCGAAATCGAACTCGCCTCGGGGCTGTCGCCCGACGACCGCATCATCGTCGCCCCGCCGGACGGCATCGCCGACGGCGAAAAAGTCCGCGTCGTCGGCGGCGATGCCGGCAAAGGAAAACCGACGGCGTCGGAGAAGCAGGACGTGAAGGGGTAG